One Betta splendens chromosome 5, fBetSpl5.4, whole genome shotgun sequence genomic window, ATGCTGATTTGTGGTTATGTTGCCTCAGGCGATGAGCTAGGAAGAGTCACCGTGAAGGATATTCTGGGAACAGATCCAGGCCAAATGGAGGCTGTCCACAGTCGCAGGGTTAATGCTCTCGCCTTCTCCACGCATAGGTACAGTACTTACAGCATTTGTTAACACACTGTCCTGTCACTTGTCTCTTTCCCAACTTTGTAACTCTTTCTTTTTCTACCCCAGTGTGAGCTTGCTGGCTTCCGTCAGTGACGACTGCACCCTTGCTGTTATGAACTCTGAACTGCAAGAAATGTGAGTCTTTGTCATGAACTAAGTCATTCCCTTCCACCGTTTGAAATGCTGATCAAATTTCTTTCTGCTGTAGATTTAGAGACCAGCGACACCAGGACTTTGTCAAAGGAGTGTCCTGGCTCTCAGGAGGCTCTAATACCCTCACGACTGTAGGCTGGGATCATCTTGTGCTTCACCACACTGTGGATCCATCTGCTGGACCCTCCAACTGCTCTTAGATCCACCCAGTGTTGAAGGAGCATAATTGAGAGTTACCCGTTCCTTGTTTTTGAGGGATTTGTCTAAAATTCTATCACTTGGTATGTATAGATAAAAGTGTTAGTCATTCTGTACCATCAGTTTATCCACAATTgaactttgttttccttcttttgGTGCAACACTACTCTACAGCAGCCTCTCTGTCCCATACTTTCATGCGAAATAAAATTTTCTTATGAATGTAATTAAATTTAAGGCAAcacatttgtattgtatttcGTGTAAGTTAGTGTTTTGATAACAGAAACtaactaaaaaaagaaaatagttGAACAGATGAGATGGTGTTTATGTTTATAATACCAAGGCTATAAACTAGCATCCTTTGACATCATCCATATACTGATGAAACTAAACAAGGTGGACCGGTTTACCCAGCTTACCCTAAACAAGGTGCCCTATTATAAATACTACAAATGTATTGCGTGAAATTCCAACCATTATTTGTTTGTTATGTCATGATGGGTAATTGTATTTCCCCTTAATTGTGAGGAAAACTGTAGTAATcagtttaaaaaatgtaatttggCAAGAAAACTCCCATTCCATTTGACGTCAGTTGAACTACTTGATGCTAGACGTGTTTATTTGCTGAATTGATATCAGACTGTCACTCAGTTCAATAGGAAGTCATCTATACCTCAGTGGTTCTGAATATTAAAGTATTTTCAGTAAACACAGTCTTTGACCTTGTGTTGCCGGGAGATGTGTCCTTTTCTGATTTCGGGTTCGTTCCGATACAGAATGGAATAACACAAAGTTTCTGTAACGTTTTAATAGtgggcaaacacacaacacaaaagcttagatactttttttaaaacatgcatttagtGCTCACATGTGTTTCTACTTGGTTCAGATGAGCAACTGTTACAACTTTCTACCAGgttttaaatatagattttacATAAAGCCAAAATGAGCTTCGTACATGTGGAGAATAATGTACATTATCACATTCTGTACAAAATAACCTGCATACAGATAGAAAAACATTTCCTAGGTCAATAAATATTAGAAGCACTTGTACTCAATTTGCTGGTGGCTTGGCTTCAAGGGTCCTATGTAATGTAACAGTGAGAAAACATTGCAGTACTGGGGAAATATTACAGCTGTATGCACTATGTATTTTAGAGTCAAGATTCCAGATAAATAAAGAATTTTAACATTCtgttaatgtaaatgtgaatttaAGCATGTTCTAATGCATTTGGCCTTAGAAACATCAGCCTGATCTGATAGTGGCACTGCTTTCATGTAATCAACTACTCCATAACAATGTGATATCTTTGCATATTCACTATGCAAATAGAAACACGTGTACTGCAGTGTGTTTAATTTGATTCCCCTTTAATAAAGGGAGTTATGGGCTGTTTGGTTCCAGGCCGGATGGTGAAAGTCATACCATACGGATACTTTGATGGTCCGTTACTGAAAAGAAGAGCACATTCATGATTatgtgtgaagaacaaacagaaaTACTGGACTCGTCTTGAAAACGTAGCGGTGGCGGTTTTACCTTGTGGGAGTGTTCAACGGCGATGTTGGCTGTTTCTTTTTGGCAACTTTGCTCTTGAGCTCCTGCATGTTCAGAGTTGCTGGTTTGTTGGCCACAGAGGGAGCGTTGCTCTGCGGTGCAGCTTTGGGGACGACGGGGACCTTCGTCTCCTCGTCAGACAGGGGGCTATTCCAGTCATCACCACCGGCCTCTGTCTCCTTCATTGGGTCCATTCTGTGATCCATTTCCAACATCTTCTTCTGTAAGATGCTAAGAAGTGTGGCTTGACTGGCTGAAAGAGTAGACGGTAGCTGCGTGGGAGCCCCTTGAGCTTTTGTCTGTTCCTGATTCTTTATTTTGACATCGTTGTCTGGAGCTGGGAGTTTTACAGATGCTGTGGGTTTAGGTgtaggagctggaggaagagggtTGATGGTGGCTGTtggaactggaggaggaggaggagggggaggaacaCTCGCAGGCGGttttgggggtgggggaggaacaatggcaggtggtgctggaggagaaacacgCTCAGGTGCTTTTgtaactggagctggaggaggaacgcTCACTGGTGGCGTTGGCTTTTTTACGGGGGGGTCCGGTGGACGAACAGCAGGCGGCGGCTGCATAAAGTCATCTAAATCCCCAAACTccggtggaggagggaggaacggGAGGCTCAGCCCCTCACTGGGGTCCGTAGGTCTTGCCAGTGGAGACTTCAAGGGGCTCTGGCCCTCCACTGGGTTGGTTGCCTTCAGAAGCCCAGCAGCTGGTGTGGTGGACACGGCCTGACTTCTGATCTGCGGAGAAGATAACGTAGACGTCTGAACTGGTGGTGTTTGTTCTACACGGCCGGCCGACGTCGAGCTCTCCTGCGTTCTTTCTTGGGCTGTAGGAGAGGAGGCCGAGCTGGACTTTGGGGTGACAACGAAGGAGTTGGGGCTGGAATTGCTGGGCTGAATGTTGGCGCTCTGCTGCTCGAGGTCTTTGGCAGCGTTTTCCTTCGGCGCCGTGTgtttcagtttctgtttctCCCTTTCTTTAGCTGCCATTAAAAGAGCCAGTGGGGACGCCGCGTGTCCCTCTCGCAGCCTGTTGGTCTCACTGGCCTTCAGGTTGTGCAGTTTGCGATCCAATAACGGACTGATGTCGCGCCTTTTGCTCTGAGGTGCTTCCAACCTGTCCCTGCTGGGCTCTAAACTCTTGCTGCTCACCTCCTGGATCACTGTTTTCTGCGGCACAGTCGGCAGCGGTTTGACAGCTTCCTGCTGTGCTGAAACTGTCGCCACTGTGGGCTCCTTGTTCGGCTTAGACGGAGGTGTTTGAGAGGGCTGAGGAATTTGTAAGTTCTCCTTCAGCTCCGCCACATCTTTGGAAACTGGATTCGGTGGTGCAGCTACTTTAGGGACTTTCCCATCCACCGGGACAAGCACTGGGGGAGTATTAACAGACCCAGAGTCCTCCAGAAGTAGCATCTTCTTGGGTTTTGTGTCAGTCTCCTCATACGCTTTAAAAAACGAGGGCGGAGGGGCGTTATAAACTTTGGGTTTGTTCTGTGGATTAAAGCTGGAGACTGCGGGCGTCTGCGCAGGAGGAGTTGGTGCAGGGGTATGTGGTGGGGAGTCAAGGATGGGGATGGAGGACATTCTAATGGGCTTCGGAGGCGGGGTCTTGTGAGTCCTTAGTTGCTTTTCGGGTGGCTGCGGTGGGGCAAATTTGGGGTGGTCAGGAACTGCAGCTTGGGCCGAGGAGGAAATGGGCGCGGCTGAGCTGGCAGATGGAGGCTTCGGTGGGGCCATTGTCGGGGGCTGTAGGGAAGCTAGATCCGTCTCCATGGATGGAGGCAGGGCTGCGGGCTTTGGGGCGGGTACGGAAGGAATCGGGGGTGTTCCCAGGTCTGCTTTGGCGTTCAGGTCTCCCATGAAGTCTGGCGGAGGAAGGATAAAAGCCTctggggggggtggaggtgccgtggagggaggaggaggaataaatATGTCCCCCTCCACCGTGTCAGGCACAGACACTGATCCATTGGACCAATGAGCCCCACCGACTGCCGAAGAGAAGAGAATTAAGAGTTTAGTACATCCATTATCAGGGTTAGAGGTTAGAGTCTAAGGCACTGAAACTAACAGTGTAACCATATAGTTCAGGACTCAACTTAGCAGTAAGGCTTTGTAGATACTTGTGATACTGAGATGCGTTTAAAGCCTGATAAACCAGTACGATGAGAACCTTACTCATTTTCAACACAGCCCAAAGCTAAAATGAACGATGACATCACTTTCTTTCTATCAATGCAAACACTCCCATTCTGTCAAAATGCCTGCCAGCCGGTCCTGTGTGGTTGTCTGGACACATTCAGGAGGCTCGTTGAGCAATCGCCTGGACCAATTTCAACCCTTCACAGGGTGCTGTGAACTGGGAACCTGGAGTCGAACAAGAGCTTAATGCGAGTATGCAAATGCCACCGGCAGTCGTCCCGGACCGATATCACCCCATCGCTGCCTGTGCTACGCTCTGATTAATGCCTAACCGGGTGCATTGAGCCCACGCACGCAGCACTGAGCGCTGAGCAAACACAGGACGCCGGCTTTGCCTCGGTGGACCTGCATCACGCGTCTCTCCAGCTTGCGATTGCGAGCCTTGCGACAGATCTGGGCCCTTCGAGAACGCGGTGGAACCGGCGACTCGTGGACGCTCACCTGAGCCGTTGACCTTCGGCGCGCTGACGGGTGGGAGAAGGGGGACTTTGGGCGTCGGGACAGCGAAGCCCTGAAAGGTGTCCGAGGACTGTGGGAAGACAAGAAAGCGCACATCACACCGTGCTCGTAGGTGTGAGACAGGGATAAGAAGCTCGTTCAGCAGAGGCGACTACATCCTGTTTCAGGGCGAAAAAGACATTTCTGCTCCTATCAAGTATTCACTGAAGTGAACAAACCAGTTCTCAGCCGGTGCAGCACCCAATGTTCTTTAGAAGTAGGTTAGCAGGTACTTTAATTATAAGCATCAACATTTCATGTACTCGCAGTTCTTGGTCTCATGAAGAACCCGTCAGGTTCATAAACGCCTTATTAGCTGTTTTCTACAACTCTGCTCGGTACCAGATGTGTTCTGCTCCTGAAGCCTCGTCACAGTGAAACTGGTGGCGACTTGTTGCCACGGGAACGCTTTCCGTTTGCCAAACTTTCACATACTTCAGTCATGAGGAATACCAAGTGAATCAGAGGACCCACCTCTCACTGGTGGCTTCACGCGGAGCGGGTTGCCACTCGGATACCTGTGTGTTTACTGGATCTGTGAGAATCAGATTCACTGTTCTCTTCATGGCCCAGTGCCACTAAAAGTAAACAGACTAGTGTTGACACATCACAAATGCATCATTTTTAAAGTGAAACACGTCTTTCATACCCATTGGACTTAAAGCCTGACgggtattttacattttgaataTGAGTCGAATAAAACAGATTCCTGACATCAACATTACGCCCGTTGCAGGACGTGTCTGTGGTTTGAACCCTGCACCACAGAGGGCGTGTCGCCGCAGATGGCCGACGTTCCTGTTTGATTTGGAGGTTTGTTCCGTGTGCTATGAGTCAGGCTCATCGCTCGCCGCCGTCTGCGTCCTGCCCGAGCGCTGACGGGTGTGGTGAATCCGTCACATGCCATACACGCATTCACAGGACGCTCCCCGGCAGCGAGGTGTGTGAACCTGAGCAGAGGCCGGCGCTTTGTTTATAGCTGAGCCGGCGTGATAATGCGAGGCGTGACTGGAGAGGTTCTGTCAGTGAAGGGAGATTTTTTCCcaaactaaaattaaaaatgtcgTGTTGAGCATAAAGGAACTGTTTAGAGGTTTTGCTTTGCCCAGATTGGTGCACGCTCTCCACGCGTCATCCTGCAGATACAGAATTCCCTCACAGGCCGATGTGATACTCACTGCATGATGCTTGACGGTGGGCCGGGCCCGCACGCTGGCCGTCCCCGAGTCCGGGATCACCGGCGTGTCCAGCACCCACGGCACATGGTCTGAGGACGGAAACAGACAGAGCCTCAATAATCATCTGTAACATCTGTATGGTTTCAACAGTCTCTACCTCTGACCTTTGTGGATAATTGAGCCGCAAAGGTCAAACAAGGAAGCTGGAAAGTGACACAGTAATTCACCCAAACGCTCGCTGCTGTCGTGGGGCTGGAGCACATTCTGCTCATTGTTTAGGTAATGAGACGCTGCGAGTGCCTTTTAGCGGTGGTTGTCTGTCAGGCTGACGGTCTGCAGGGCGAGTccgtgtgtggctgcagcctgtgtttacaTGTCACCTTTGTGTTCCAGTGAAGGTTTCACTGTCGTGGAAACTGGTGTTAATTATAGCAACACAACTACGGCGCAGCCCGTAATCAAGTCTGAAGGTCACTGTCGCACTGGCGATGCCAAGTTCCTTATTTATTCaaacacttatttatttataaaaatatttc contains:
- the LOC114855933 gene encoding uncharacterized protein LOC114855933 translates to MKRGTLNFLGRKEQSLYANNVKIKDVDHVPWVLDTPVIPDSGTASVRARPTVKHHASSDTFQGFAVPTPKVPLLPPVSAPKVNGSVGGAHWSNGSVSVPDTVEGDIFIPPPPSTAPPPPPEAFILPPPDFMGDLNAKADLGTPPIPSVPAPKPAALPPSMETDLASLQPPTMAPPKPPSASSAAPISSSAQAAVPDHPKFAPPQPPEKQLRTHKTPPPKPIRMSSIPILDSPPHTPAPTPPAQTPAVSSFNPQNKPKVYNAPPPSFFKAYEETDTKPKKMLLLEDSGSVNTPPVLVPVDGKVPKVAAPPNPVSKDVAELKENLQIPQPSQTPPSKPNKEPTVATVSAQQEAVKPLPTVPQKTVIQEVSSKSLEPSRDRLEAPQSKRRDISPLLDRKLHNLKASETNRLREGHAASPLALLMAAKEREKQKLKHTAPKENAAKDLEQQSANIQPSNSSPNSFVVTPKSSSASSPTAQERTQESSTSAGRVEQTPPVQTSTLSSPQIRSQAVSTTPAAGLLKATNPVEGQSPLKSPLARPTDPSEGLSLPFLPPPPEFGDLDDFMQPPPAVRPPDPPVKKPTPPVSVPPPAPVTKAPERVSPPAPPAIVPPPPPKPPASVPPPPPPPPVPTATINPLPPAPTPKPTASVKLPAPDNDVKIKNQEQTKAQGAPTQLPSTLSASQATLLSILQKKMLEMDHRMDPMKETEAGGDDWNSPLSDEETKVPVVPKAAPQSNAPSVANKPATLNMQELKSKVAKKKQPTSPLNTPTSNGPSKYPYGMTFTIRPGTKQPITPFIKGESN